The Tardiphaga alba genome includes a window with the following:
- the ccmE gene encoding cytochrome c maturation protein CcmE: MTRKQRRLTMISGALAILAIAAGLVLNAMRDSIVFFSTPTMAAEKQIPAGKRFRLGGMVEAGSLVRGENLAVSFKVSDGGATLPVNYKGILPDLFREGQGVVTEGALDANGVFKADTVLAKHDETYMPKEVADALKKQGRWKEGEGGKPVVSQDTTSANTTGGKPSVTQ; the protein is encoded by the coding sequence ATGACACGCAAGCAGCGGCGATTGACGATGATATCAGGTGCGCTCGCGATCCTGGCGATCGCGGCTGGCCTCGTGCTGAACGCCATGCGCGATTCCATCGTGTTCTTCTCGACCCCGACCATGGCGGCGGAAAAGCAGATCCCCGCCGGCAAGCGTTTCCGCCTCGGCGGCATGGTCGAAGCGGGCTCGCTGGTGCGCGGCGAAAATCTCGCGGTCAGTTTCAAGGTCTCCGACGGCGGCGCGACATTGCCGGTGAACTACAAGGGCATTCTTCCGGATCTGTTTCGTGAAGGGCAGGGCGTCGTGACCGAGGGCGCGCTGGATGCCAATGGCGTGTTCAAGGCCGATACGGTTCTCGCCAAACATGACGAAACCTATATGCCGAAGGAAGTCGCCGACGCGCTGAAGAAGCAAGGGCGCTGGAAGGAAGGCGAGGGCGGCAAGCCCGTGGTCTCGCAAGACACGACCAGTGCCAACACGACCGGCGGCAAGCCGAGTGTGACGCAATGA